One Paenibacillus crassostreae DNA segment encodes these proteins:
- the arsC gene encoding arsenate reductase (thioredoxin) — translation MDKQTLYFLCTGNSCRSQMAEGWAKKYLGDTWNIYSAGIEAHGLNPKAVKAMSEVAIDISEQTSDIIDSNLLNNADLVVTLCGDAADKCPVTPPQVKREHWGFDDPAKAQGTDEEKWGVFQQVRDQIGERIQQFAKTGQ, via the coding sequence TTGGATAAGCAAACATTATACTTTTTATGCACTGGTAACTCTTGCCGTAGTCAGATGGCTGAAGGATGGGCGAAGAAATATTTAGGGGACACTTGGAATATTTATAGCGCAGGAATTGAGGCGCATGGATTAAATCCCAAAGCTGTGAAAGCCATGAGTGAGGTAGCTATTGATATCTCTGAGCAAACATCCGACATAATAGATTCTAATCTACTGAACAATGCAGATTTAGTTGTTACTTTATGTGGGGATGCAGCGGATAAATGTCCAGTTACGCCACCACAAGTGAAACGTGAGCACTGGGGATTTGATGATCCAGCGAAGGCACAAGGAACGGATGAAGAGAAATGGGGAGTATTCCAACAAGTTCGAGATCAGATTGGAGAGCGAATTCAACAATTCGCCAAGACAGGTCAATAG
- a CDS encoding S1 family peptidase, which produces MATFSTAHAMKKRIARSMLTRSDVHGIGVGYKDPNDPKKGAAVIIYSNKNSSTFLGHSSRLTTKVKGKATTVPVRIVKSGKLRSFVDYKSRIRPVPAGYSIGTTGGSGTVGLIVTNVPNAKQRYILSNNHVLNPTNSSANTETIQPGGADGGQSGRDRVGRLSRYVQLRQNQNNRVDVALSTPVRNRLLSPSYATVGILPGYVTTYRVGERLKKVGRTTGLVSGIVDSVDTDILVDYGESIGVLKFVNQTVIRGVNPVSLPGDSGSVWLRQVDNYAAAVNYAGSADGMTSIAFPVNWAMQIFRTGIARKVGTGKIKRVKTNKSPLAYVRQLTPKELTRLKVLQVRRIKK; this is translated from the coding sequence TTGGCTACTTTTTCAACAGCACATGCGATGAAGAAGCGTATAGCTAGAAGTATGTTAACAAGATCGGATGTTCATGGAATTGGTGTAGGATATAAGGACCCTAATGATCCTAAGAAAGGTGCTGCGGTCATTATTTATTCTAATAAAAATTCATCCACGTTCCTCGGACATTCTTCAAGGCTTACTACAAAGGTGAAGGGTAAAGCAACAACCGTGCCTGTGCGGATTGTAAAGTCAGGCAAGTTACGTTCCTTTGTAGACTATAAAAGCAGAATAAGACCTGTTCCTGCCGGATACAGTATCGGGACTACAGGTGGTTCAGGAACCGTTGGGTTAATCGTCACGAATGTTCCTAATGCCAAGCAGCGCTATATACTTAGCAATAATCATGTGTTGAATCCTACAAATTCCAGTGCCAACACAGAGACGATCCAGCCAGGCGGAGCGGATGGGGGACAATCGGGAAGAGATCGTGTTGGTCGATTATCAAGGTACGTTCAGTTAAGACAAAATCAAAACAATAGAGTGGACGTGGCACTTTCAACTCCTGTAAGAAATAGATTATTAAGTCCTAGCTACGCCACAGTGGGTATTCTTCCTGGGTATGTTACCACATATCGTGTAGGTGAACGACTGAAGAAGGTTGGTCGTACAACTGGATTAGTCTCAGGGATTGTGGATTCCGTGGATACAGATATTCTAGTCGATTATGGTGAAAGTATAGGTGTGCTTAAGTTTGTGAATCAAACGGTTATTCGGGGGGTTAACCCTGTTTCTTTACCGGGAGATTCTGGCTCTGTATGGCTAAGACAGGTGGATAATTATGCTGCAGCAGTGAATTACGCAGGTAGCGCGGACGGCATGACCTCGATTGCTTTTCCTGTGAATTGGGCGATGCAGATCTTCAGAACAGGAATTGCAAGGAAGGTTGGAACAGGAAAGATCAAACGTGTGAAGACCAATAAGTCACCACTAGCTTATGTACGGCAGCTTACACCGAAGGAACTAACAAGGTTGAAGGTTCTTCAAGTAAGAAGAATAAAGAAATAA
- a CDS encoding SLOG family protein, which translates to MKNLLVTGYRAHELNIYDQKHKGISYIQKAMVRKLVPLIEDGLEWIITPGQYGVDLWACEVVISLKRQYPHLRCSIITAFVNQEEKWKEDKKEYYNQILRDVDYYAAVSNQPYSGSWQFTARDDLLLRKTEGILLLYDEDSGEGSPKYMKEKALKRQQQEGYVYMNICSEDIQSIADEETYEMD; encoded by the coding sequence ATGAAGAATCTGCTAGTAACAGGTTACCGTGCACATGAGCTTAATATTTATGATCAAAAGCATAAGGGCATCTCCTATATACAAAAGGCTATGGTTAGAAAGTTAGTTCCTCTCATTGAAGATGGACTGGAGTGGATTATTACTCCGGGACAGTATGGGGTTGATTTATGGGCGTGTGAAGTAGTAATTTCGTTGAAAAGACAATATCCTCATCTGAGATGTTCTATTATTACGGCATTTGTGAATCAAGAGGAGAAATGGAAAGAAGATAAGAAGGAGTACTATAATCAAATCCTGAGAGATGTGGATTATTACGCTGCTGTTAGCAACCAACCCTATAGTGGTAGCTGGCAATTCACAGCAAGAGATGACTTATTGCTAAGGAAAACAGAGGGTATTCTACTGCTGTATGATGAGGATTCTGGTGAGGGAAGCCCTAAATATATGAAAGAGAAAGCCTTAAAGAGGCAACAACAAGAAGGATATGTATATATGAATATTTGCTCGGAGGATATCCAAAGTATAGCGGACGAAGAAACCTATGAGATGGACTAA
- a CDS encoding DUF6509 family protein: MLTITNHTVKLIKDPFNILTGQRYEFILEIDVAEDDELYLENGLNVRVIYTVDESRSGIVKYELLERTSEAYVEFDLEDDEIEVVDAYCKAYLAE, translated from the coding sequence ATGCTAACTATTACGAATCACACTGTCAAATTAATAAAGGACCCGTTCAATATTTTGACCGGACAACGTTACGAATTCATTCTTGAGATTGATGTAGCAGAGGATGATGAATTGTATTTAGAGAACGGCTTAAATGTTAGAGTTATTTATACAGTTGACGAAAGTCGAAGCGGGATCGTGAAATATGAGCTTTTGGAAAGAACATCAGAGGCTTATGTCGAATTTGATTTAGAAGATGATGAGATTGAAGTGGTAGATGCTTATTGCAAAGCATATTTAGCTGAGTAA
- a CDS encoding glycerophosphodiester phosphodiesterase: MKKIINFAHRGASAVCPENTMVSFIKSLELGATGIETDVQMTNDGQLVLIHDEAINRTTNGKGYIKDMTYDEISKLDAGSWFGESFAGEHIPTLVELLELLREGDTILNIELKNGIFMYPGMEDKVINLVRQYGMAERVVLSSFNHYSLAYCKSIAPEIRTGVLYMEGLYRPWDYASSVGADALHAIHFAVLPEFVADAKKHGIDYHPFTVNDADRMKFLIEAGVSGIITDYPDILAELLSQRGV; this comes from the coding sequence GTGAAGAAGATCATTAATTTTGCACATCGAGGTGCATCAGCAGTATGTCCTGAGAATACAATGGTATCATTTATAAAAAGTCTTGAATTAGGTGCTACAGGGATTGAAACAGATGTGCAAATGACGAATGATGGACAGCTTGTCTTGATTCATGATGAAGCTATCAATCGAACTACGAATGGTAAGGGCTACATTAAAGATATGACCTATGATGAAATATCTAAGTTAGATGCAGGCTCTTGGTTCGGGGAATCATTTGCAGGAGAACATATCCCCACTTTAGTTGAACTATTGGAACTTCTACGAGAAGGAGATACGATCCTAAATATTGAATTGAAAAATGGAATATTTATGTATCCTGGTATGGAGGATAAAGTCATCAACCTAGTTCGCCAATATGGCATGGCGGAGCGAGTTGTACTCTCTAGCTTTAACCATTACTCTTTAGCATATTGTAAATCCATCGCCCCAGAGATCCGGACAGGGGTATTGTATATGGAAGGGTTGTATAGACCTTGGGATTATGCCTCTTCAGTTGGTGCAGATGCACTACACGCAATTCATTTTGCAGTATTGCCAGAGTTCGTCGCAGATGCTAAGAAACATGGCATCGATTATCATCCGTTTACTGTAAATGATGCTGATCGAATGAAGTTTTTGATTGAAGCGGGTGTTTCCGGAATTATTACCGATTACCCTGATATACTAGCTGAACTATTATCTCAAAGAGGAGTGTGA
- a CDS encoding SLC45 family MFS transporter, protein MKRTWLLGFGFFSISITWALYNAFVPFFLENYVQSIALVGFLMTIDNYFALFLQPWIGNRSDRTRSRYGRRMPYLLIGMPLAAVLTALIPFHTGLFTLLLFMILMNLAMSLYRSPTVALMPDITPETGRTKANGIINFMGGVGSIIAFGVGSMLYDVHKSAPFIAAGIVTLICLLVVNRSIKEERDGVNVHTEQSVIAKKPRISLKKQLDRTTLFLLAAIFFWFVAYQGVETLFTLYGKNHLGLSENASSFSLTFFSLAFVLFAIPSGFLGKRFGKKKMIMIGICGLFTVFALVTLVEDLLMLRLVLLIGGMFWACININSYPFIISTGKEESIGTRTGLYYLVSSLAAITSPPLLGKMIDSFGYSILFYSASVSMLMALVCMLMVKQDNESLNVSDNGLSQ, encoded by the coding sequence GTGAAGAGAACATGGCTACTCGGGTTTGGATTTTTCAGTATTAGTATTACATGGGCATTATATAATGCATTTGTTCCATTTTTCCTCGAGAATTATGTGCAAAGTATAGCACTTGTTGGATTTTTGATGACGATCGATAATTATTTTGCCTTGTTCCTGCAACCATGGATAGGGAACCGTAGCGATCGTACTAGAAGTCGTTATGGTAGAAGAATGCCTTATTTGTTAATTGGGATGCCATTAGCTGCAGTCTTAACGGCCTTAATTCCTTTTCATACAGGATTATTTACGCTGCTATTATTCATGATCCTCATGAACCTTGCAATGAGCTTATATCGCTCACCGACCGTTGCTCTTATGCCTGATATTACCCCAGAGACCGGACGTACAAAGGCGAATGGTATTATCAATTTTATGGGTGGGGTTGGTTCAATCATTGCATTTGGTGTGGGTTCTATGTTGTATGATGTTCATAAATCTGCACCATTTATTGCTGCGGGAATCGTAACATTAATCTGCCTTCTGGTCGTTAATCGTTCCATTAAAGAAGAGAGAGATGGAGTGAATGTACATACTGAACAATCTGTTATTGCAAAAAAACCTCGTATTTCGTTAAAAAAGCAGCTTGATCGTACGACGTTGTTTCTACTAGCAGCTATATTCTTCTGGTTCGTTGCTTATCAAGGTGTGGAAACATTGTTCACACTATATGGTAAAAATCATCTTGGGCTGAGCGAGAATGCCTCTTCTTTCTCACTTACGTTCTTCTCGTTAGCCTTTGTTCTTTTTGCGATTCCAAGTGGATTTCTAGGTAAGCGATTCGGTAAGAAAAAGATGATTATGATCGGTATTTGTGGTCTGTTTACGGTGTTTGCTTTAGTTACCCTTGTAGAGGATTTACTTATGTTACGTCTTGTGCTACTCATAGGTGGGATGTTCTGGGCCTGCATTAATATCAATTCTTATCCGTTTATTATTTCGACTGGTAAAGAGGAGAGTATTGGAACACGAACAGGATTATATTACTTGGTCTCTTCATTAGCTGCCATAACCTCTCCACCTTTATTGGGTAAGATGATCGATAGTTTTGGTTATTCTATATTGTTCTACTCTGCATCAGTAAGTATGCTAATGGCATTGGTTTGTATGTTGATGGTTAAGCAAGATAATGAGTCTTTAAATGTATCGGATAATGGATTATCCCAATAA
- a CDS encoding manganese-dependent inorganic pyrophosphatase, with protein sequence MTKVLIFGHKNPDTDTICSAIAYAELKNAIGVDAEAVRLGNISGETQYALDYFKVDAPRLVETVSNEVEDVILVDHNERQQSASDIDKVRVVEVIDHHRIANFETSHPLYYRAEPVGCTATILNKIYKEKGVAVRKEVAGLMLSAIISDSLLLKSPTCTDEDVAAAKELAEIAGVNLESYGLEMLKAGADLSDKTIAELISLDAKEFQMGNYKVEIAQVNAVDTNDVITRQVELEAALSAVIAEKGLDLFVFVVTDILNNDSIALALGKVSHAVEQAYSVQLVDNKALLKGVVSRKSQIVPVLTEILNKL encoded by the coding sequence ATGACGAAAGTACTTATTTTTGGACACAAAAATCCAGACACAGACACAATTTGCTCTGCAATTGCTTATGCGGAATTAAAGAATGCAATAGGTGTAGATGCAGAAGCCGTACGCTTGGGTAATATCAGTGGTGAAACACAATACGCACTGGACTATTTCAAAGTGGATGCACCTCGCTTAGTTGAGACGGTATCGAATGAAGTAGAAGATGTTATTTTGGTTGACCATAATGAACGCCAACAAAGCGCGAGTGACATTGACAAAGTTCGTGTCGTTGAGGTCATTGACCATCACCGTATAGCGAATTTTGAGACAAGTCATCCATTGTATTACCGTGCTGAACCTGTTGGCTGTACGGCGACTATTTTAAATAAAATATATAAGGAAAAGGGTGTAGCTGTTCGTAAAGAAGTAGCAGGATTAATGTTATCTGCAATTATTTCGGATTCGCTTCTCTTGAAATCGCCAACTTGCACGGACGAAGATGTAGCAGCAGCTAAGGAATTAGCTGAGATTGCAGGAGTTAATTTAGAAAGTTATGGACTTGAGATGCTAAAGGCAGGTGCCGATCTTAGTGACAAGACAATTGCCGAATTGATCTCACTTGATGCTAAAGAATTCCAGATGGGAAATTATAAAGTTGAGATTGCACAAGTAAATGCTGTAGATACCAATGACGTAATAACTCGTCAAGTTGAATTAGAAGCTGCGTTGTCTGCTGTTATAGCGGAGAAAGGGTTGGATCTATTCGTATTCGTTGTAACGGATATTCTAAATAATGATTCCATTGCCTTAGCACTTGGTAAAGTAAGCCATGCTGTTGAGCAAGCTTACAGCGTTCAATTAGTTGATAATAAAGCTCTTCTTAAAGGTGTAGTATCCCGTAAATCACAGATTGTTCCTGTATTAACTGAAATTTTGAATAAATTGTAA
- a CDS encoding thioredoxin family protein has protein sequence MERIQTEEQYRQLTQDDEWTVVKYDATWCPDCKTLDKFMDSIIENNADKRFYALDVEQFPNVSEENDVRGIPSLLVYRNGEKIAHLHSKFAKTPAQITEYLDAIK, from the coding sequence ATGGAAAGAATTCAAACAGAAGAACAGTACCGTCAATTGACACAGGATGATGAATGGACTGTCGTTAAATATGATGCTACTTGGTGCCCCGATTGTAAAACATTAGATAAATTTATGGATAGTATTATTGAGAATAATGCCGATAAACGATTTTACGCATTGGATGTTGAGCAGTTCCCGAATGTATCTGAAGAGAATGATGTAAGAGGGATTCCAAGTTTATTGGTATATCGGAATGGTGAGAAAATTGCACATTTGCATAGTAAATTTGCCAAGACTCCTGCACAGATCACGGAATATTTAGACGCAATTAAGTAA
- a CDS encoding sensor histidine kinase, giving the protein MWSFFLLKTNNIQIKNKLIYSYIIVVMVPVIIIGVMVIGYSKQLALDSAIAQMSNNVDRVRNQMENMLRVPIDISNKLYLDGDLQSIVNRSYENDIELFQAYQGYKEFAELTGLYTEISGIRFYHHNETMSDNLDFTHIDDNITETEWYKTVGTSNGIGWFYMKDKDSTSEEKLSLVRRIRFSEYPTQGVLVISLNQNRLNSILSNEPFETMIADDSGYIVAAKNPDLVGKTLAERDLNFSISEASKDTFEAEVNGIPSNIVVSELTLESSRNGLNIVSVFSTESITKASQRIGWIGLVLIAAVLALALGLVYIISQLITSRLLHLSRQLNKVARGDFSVTSEIDGNDEIAQLSRQFNYMVMSINDLMNQVYETNEINNKLEIAQKEIRLKMMASQINPHFLFNVLESVRMKAHINGEKEIAYIVRLLGKLMRKSLEIGEGRTTVKEEMEMVRSYLEIQKFRYQDRMNFELLMDPDAKDVFILPLIIQPLVENGIIHGLESKEVNALLTVRCWIANNELNIEVKDNGQGISPENLRKIQDSLEWDEVEGARIGLRNIHQRLKLFYGDEHGLVIVSELGIGTTILFNVPIGGDSFV; this is encoded by the coding sequence ATGTGGAGTTTCTTTCTCCTAAAAACGAATAACATTCAAATAAAGAATAAACTTATCTATTCATATATTATTGTTGTCATGGTTCCCGTTATCATTATAGGTGTTATGGTGATCGGTTATTCTAAACAGTTAGCATTAGATAGTGCAATTGCTCAGATGTCAAATAACGTAGATAGGGTTCGCAATCAAATGGAGAATATGCTGAGAGTGCCTATTGATATATCCAATAAATTATACTTAGACGGAGATTTACAGTCGATAGTGAATAGAAGTTATGAGAACGACATAGAGTTATTCCAAGCTTATCAAGGGTATAAGGAGTTCGCAGAGCTTACTGGGCTCTACACAGAAATTAGCGGAATTCGATTCTACCATCATAATGAAACAATGAGTGATAATCTGGATTTCACTCATATTGACGATAATATTACAGAGACAGAGTGGTATAAGACCGTGGGGACAAGTAATGGAATTGGTTGGTTTTATATGAAGGATAAAGACTCAACGTCAGAGGAGAAGCTAAGTTTAGTTCGACGTATAAGATTTAGTGAATACCCTACACAAGGTGTACTCGTTATTTCTCTGAATCAGAATCGTTTGAATTCAATTTTGAGTAACGAGCCTTTTGAGACGATGATCGCGGATGACAGTGGCTATATTGTAGCAGCTAAGAACCCAGATTTAGTAGGTAAGACACTTGCGGAGCGAGATTTGAATTTTAGCATATCGGAGGCAAGCAAGGATACCTTCGAGGCAGAGGTTAATGGTATACCTTCTAACATTGTTGTAAGTGAACTAACGTTGGAATCTAGTCGTAATGGGCTTAATATCGTCTCTGTATTCTCAACCGAGAGTATTACGAAAGCTTCACAGCGAATTGGGTGGATTGGACTGGTGCTTATTGCCGCGGTTCTAGCATTAGCATTAGGACTTGTTTATATTATATCTCAACTGATTACAAGTAGATTACTTCATCTTAGCAGGCAGTTGAACAAAGTAGCGAGAGGTGATTTCTCCGTTACTTCTGAAATTGATGGTAACGATGAGATAGCACAACTCTCAAGACAATTCAATTATATGGTTATGAGTATTAATGATTTAATGAATCAAGTTTATGAGACGAATGAAATAAATAATAAGTTAGAGATTGCTCAGAAAGAGATCAGACTTAAAATGATGGCTAGTCAAATTAATCCTCACTTTCTATTTAATGTTCTGGAGTCAGTTCGAATGAAAGCCCATATTAATGGGGAAAAGGAAATTGCTTATATTGTTAGGCTATTGGGTAAATTAATGAGAAAAAGCTTAGAAATCGGTGAAGGCAGGACTACGGTAAAAGAAGAAATGGAAATGGTACGTTCTTATTTGGAAATTCAAAAATTCAGATATCAGGATCGGATGAATTTCGAATTATTGATGGATCCAGATGCAAAAGATGTATTTATATTACCTCTTATTATTCAACCACTCGTCGAGAATGGGATTATTCATGGTCTTGAAAGCAAAGAAGTTAATGCGCTTCTAACTGTGAGATGCTGGATAGCTAATAACGAATTGAATATCGAAGTGAAGGACAACGGGCAAGGAATTTCACCTGAGAACTTACGGAAAATTCAGGATTCTTTAGAATGGGACGAAGTGGAAGGGGCTCGAATTGGACTACGAAATATTCACCAAAGACTTAAGTTATTTTATGGAGATGAGCATGGTTTAGTTATTGTTAGCGAGCTTGGAATAGGTACAACGATATTATTTAATGTACCGATTGGGGGAGATAGCTTTGTTTAA